A region of uncultured Desulfobacter sp. DNA encodes the following proteins:
- a CDS encoding polyprenyl synthetase family protein, with protein sequence MTKNIKKEIMDLAGPDLALVEPALEVNLTPNLDLVRQVAGHLLFAGGKRLRPLLMIHAARMCGFQTGQEIEFSTIFEYLHAATLLHDDVVDGSDTRRGKPCAHTLWDAPTVVLTGDFLLATALIIAARTKSARVIEVIAQITADMSQGEILQMEKKGNPNLTEAQYNDIIERKTAVLIQGACCTGAIVAKADQNRETALKDYGWHLGMAFQMADDLLDYTATADQLGKNPGADMREGKLTLPLIYSLAKADARDREWMLAVMARPHFDPEEFQDLRERLIRLGGIEYTNNRALAHVRSARTALDIFPESASKHLLELIADYSILRKV encoded by the coding sequence GTGACAAAAAATATAAAAAAAGAGATTATGGACCTGGCCGGACCTGACCTTGCGCTGGTGGAGCCGGCCCTTGAAGTTAATTTGACCCCGAATCTGGATCTGGTCAGGCAGGTGGCAGGCCACCTGCTGTTTGCCGGCGGGAAACGTCTGCGGCCCCTGCTCATGATCCATGCCGCCCGCATGTGCGGATTCCAGACCGGACAGGAGATCGAATTTTCCACTATTTTTGAATATCTTCATGCGGCCACCTTGCTTCATGACGATGTGGTGGACGGCTCGGATACCCGCCGGGGCAAGCCATGTGCCCACACCCTGTGGGATGCGCCAACGGTTGTGCTCACAGGGGATTTTCTTCTGGCCACAGCGCTGATTATTGCCGCAAGAACAAAATCAGCCCGGGTTATTGAAGTGATCGCTCAAATTACAGCAGACATGTCCCAGGGCGAAATTCTTCAGATGGAAAAAAAGGGAAATCCGAACCTCACAGAGGCCCAGTACAATGACATTATAGAGCGTAAGACAGCGGTTCTGATCCAGGGTGCCTGCTGCACCGGTGCCATTGTGGCCAAGGCAGATCAAAACCGGGAAACCGCTCTTAAAGATTACGGCTGGCACCTGGGCATGGCCTTTCAAATGGCGGACGATCTGCTGGACTATACTGCCACAGCTGACCAGCTGGGGAAAAATCCCGGAGCAGATATGCGCGAAGGAAAACTGACCTTACCCCTGATTTACAGCCTTGCAAAGGCTGATGCCCGGGACCGCGAATGGATGCTGGCTGTCATGGCCCGGCCGCATTTTGACCCGGAAGAATTTCAAGACCTGAGAGAGCGCCTGATCCGCCTGGGCGGCATTGAATACACAAACAACCGGGCCCTTGCCCATGTTCGGTCAGCCAGAACCGCTCTGGATATTTTTCCTGAATCCGCCTCAAAACACTTGCTGGAACTGATTGCGGATTATTCCATCCTCAGAAAGGTATGA
- the rimO gene encoding 30S ribosomal protein S12 methylthiotransferase RimO codes for MKIYLESLGCSRNLVDSEIMLGRLIAAGHQIITHPARAEAIIINTCGFISTASQEAVDVILEMAEFKTTGACQRLVVTGCLVQRYKDDPDLMDSLPEVDAFLGTAACDHIVNAVKNTGNVPFTMFPEPDSRSVNIPVQNRTLFYEKTAYIKVSEGCSRHCTYCIIPTLRGHQRSRPVELICKEASLLLDKGVKEIILTAENTTDYGLDLGGAAFHTVLEKTASKMRQKDPAAWLRFLYTHPGTLDERVIKAVQNHTSICSYYDVPIQHAHDEVLKRMGRPYTRQDLTRLFSDIRRLDPDAALRTTVIVGFPGETDEQFNDLLTFIQEVEFDHLGVFTYSDSQDLPSHKLSAHIPEELAELRHDTIMAAQAKISEKRNARHVGRVYPVLVEENPEEGVYIGRTPFQAPEVDGVTFIYSDGLDMGSLVQVKITDAFEYDIAGEMV; via the coding sequence ATGAAAATATACCTTGAAAGCTTAGGCTGTTCCCGGAACCTGGTGGACAGCGAGATCATGCTTGGCCGGTTGATTGCAGCCGGCCATCAGATCATAACCCACCCGGCCCGGGCCGAAGCCATCATCATCAACACCTGCGGGTTTATATCAACCGCCTCCCAGGAGGCGGTTGATGTTATTCTGGAGATGGCGGAATTTAAAACCACCGGAGCGTGTCAAAGGCTTGTTGTCACCGGCTGTCTTGTCCAGCGGTATAAGGACGACCCGGATCTTATGGACAGTCTTCCGGAAGTGGATGCGTTTTTAGGCACCGCAGCCTGTGACCACATTGTCAATGCAGTGAAAAATACCGGCAATGTGCCGTTTACCATGTTCCCCGAGCCTGACTCCCGGTCGGTGAACATCCCTGTGCAGAACCGCACGCTTTTTTATGAAAAAACCGCCTACATCAAGGTGTCCGAAGGGTGCAGCCGCCACTGCACCTATTGCATTATTCCGACCCTGCGGGGACACCAGCGTTCCCGGCCCGTTGAGCTCATCTGCAAGGAAGCGTCCCTCCTTCTGGACAAGGGGGTTAAAGAGATCATCCTCACAGCGGAAAACACGACGGATTATGGCCTGGACCTGGGCGGAGCGGCCTTTCATACGGTACTTGAAAAAACTGCCTCAAAAATGCGCCAAAAAGATCCAGCCGCCTGGCTTCGTTTTTTATATACCCACCCAGGCACCCTTGACGAACGGGTCATTAAAGCGGTGCAAAACCACACCAGCATCTGTTCGTACTATGATGTGCCCATCCAGCACGCCCATGATGAGGTCCTGAAACGCATGGGCCGGCCCTACACCCGGCAGGATCTTACCCGCCTCTTTTCCGACATCCGCCGGCTGGACCCGGACGCCGCGTTAAGAACAACCGTCATAGTGGGTTTCCCCGGGGAAACAGATGAGCAGTTCAATGACCTTCTGACATTCATTCAGGAGGTGGAATTTGATCACCTGGGTGTATTCACCTATTCCGACTCCCAGGATCTGCCCTCCCACAAGTTAAGCGCCCATATCCCCGAAGAGCTTGCGGAACTGCGGCATGACACCATTATGGCAGCCCAGGCAAAAATTTCCGAAAAACGCAATGCCCGCCATGTGGGCCGCGTCTATCCGGTTCTTGTGGAAGAGAACCCCGAGGAGGGGGTATACATCGGCAGGACTCCGTTCCAGGCCCCGGAGGTGGATGGTGTGACATTTATTTATTCGGATGGGCTGGACATGGGCAGCCTGGTTCAGGTAAAAATAACCGATGCATTTGAATATGATATTGCCGGGGAGATGGTGTGA
- the htpG gene encoding molecular chaperone HtpG, which translates to MAEKETRQFKTEVQQLLHLIIHSLYSNKEIFIRELISNASDAIDKARFKEQTEPELFADDNDYHIRLAADKDAKTFTITDNGIGMTFDEVNDNIGTIAQSGTAAFMEALQKSKNETGLSPELIGQFGVGFYSAFIVADKVRLDTRAPGQEKGVRWESDGKGEYTLEEIDKEKRGTQITLFLKEPEEGDQDFTEEYTIRHIVKKHSDFVTYPIIMNVETREPIPEKELIKDKDGKPIGDTYRKVKKDETLNSMKAIWAKSKEDVTEEEHKEFYKHISHNWDDPCEIIHKKFEGVTEYDVLMYLPSKAPFDMFRPERKHGMQLYCKRVFIMDDCKELLPEYLGFVQGIVDAPDLNLNVSREILQEDRLVRNIRKNLVKQIFGVLEEMDDEKYIKFYEEFGQALKAGIPTDYDNKERLAALLRYKTTKSGDKYVTLDQYIENMKEGQKEIYYITGENLASLINSPLLEALKAKDYEVLLMVDPIDEWVTQSLPEYKEKKLKSAEKGDLDLEKVDDEKKNEYSALLSFLKGKLESKVKDVVVSNRLKDSVSCLTGDEWAMSAYMQKILKASGQKAPDQKRALEVNVNHPVMEKIKTLFESDTTNPVITDYCDLLYDIAVISEGGKLDNPARFSALVGDLMAKSI; encoded by the coding sequence ATGGCAGAAAAAGAAACCAGACAATTTAAAACAGAAGTTCAGCAGCTTTTGCATCTGATCATCCACTCTCTTTATTCCAACAAAGAAATTTTTATCCGGGAGTTGATTTCAAACGCCTCGGACGCCATTGACAAGGCCAGGTTCAAAGAACAGACCGAACCGGAGCTGTTTGCCGATGACAATGATTACCATATCCGACTGGCTGCGGACAAGGACGCCAAGACCTTCACCATCACGGATAACGGCATCGGTATGACCTTTGACGAGGTCAACGATAATATCGGAACCATTGCCCAGTCCGGCACGGCCGCCTTTATGGAAGCCCTTCAAAAATCCAAAAATGAAACAGGGCTCTCCCCGGAACTCATTGGCCAGTTTGGCGTGGGTTTCTATTCTGCCTTTATCGTGGCAGACAAGGTGCGTCTGGACACCAGGGCTCCGGGCCAGGAAAAGGGTGTACGGTGGGAATCCGACGGCAAGGGTGAATATACCCTTGAAGAGATAGACAAAGAAAAAAGGGGAACACAAATTACGTTGTTCCTTAAAGAACCGGAAGAAGGGGACCAGGACTTCACCGAAGAGTACACCATCCGACACATCGTTAAAAAACACTCCGATTTTGTCACCTACCCCATCATCATGAACGTGGAGACCCGGGAGCCCATTCCCGAAAAGGAGCTTATCAAAGATAAGGACGGCAAACCCATCGGGGACACCTATCGAAAAGTCAAAAAAGACGAAACCCTGAACTCCATGAAAGCCATCTGGGCCAAGTCCAAAGAGGATGTGACCGAAGAGGAGCACAAGGAGTTCTACAAGCACATCTCCCATAACTGGGATGACCCCTGTGAAATCATCCATAAAAAATTTGAAGGGGTGACCGAATATGATGTGCTGATGTATCTTCCCTCCAAAGCGCCCTTTGACATGTTCCGGCCCGAACGTAAACACGGCATGCAGCTTTACTGCAAACGGGTGTTTATCATGGATGACTGCAAGGAGCTTCTGCCCGAATACCTGGGATTTGTCCAGGGCATCGTGGATGCACCGGACTTAAATCTTAATGTCAGCCGGGAGATTCTCCAGGAAGACCGCCTGGTCAGAAATATCCGCAAGAACCTGGTCAAGCAGATTTTTGGCGTGCTCGAAGAGATGGACGATGAAAAATACATTAAATTCTACGAGGAGTTCGGCCAGGCACTGAAAGCCGGTATCCCCACGGATTACGACAACAAGGAGCGGCTGGCGGCGCTTCTGCGTTACAAGACCACCAAGTCAGGTGACAAATATGTGACCCTTGACCAGTACATTGAAAACATGAAAGAGGGCCAGAAAGAGATTTACTACATTACAGGTGAAAACCTGGCATCCCTTATCAATTCCCCCCTTCTTGAGGCACTCAAGGCAAAGGACTACGAAGTGCTTCTCATGGTTGACCCCATTGATGAATGGGTGACCCAGTCCCTGCCCGAATACAAGGAGAAAAAACTGAAAAGTGCCGAAAAAGGCGATCTTGACCTGGAAAAGGTGGATGACGAAAAGAAAAACGAATACTCGGCCCTGCTCTCTTTCCTTAAAGGCAAACTGGAGAGCAAGGTCAAGGATGTGGTTGTCTCCAACCGGCTTAAGGACTCTGTCTCCTGCCTGACAGGTGACGAGTGGGCCATGAGCGCTTACATGCAGAAAATCCTGAAAGCATCGGGCCAGAAAGCCCCGGATCAGAAGCGCGCCCTGGAGGTCAATGTCAACCATCCGGTCATGGAAAAGATTAAAACCTTATTTGAGTCTGATACCACAAATCCGGTGATCACGGACTATTGCGACCTGCTTTATGATATTGCCGTGATTTCCGAAGGCGGCAAGCTTGATAATCCGGCACGGTTTTCCGCGCTTGTGGGAGATCTCATGGCAAAATCCATATGA
- a CDS encoding CoA pyrophosphatase, giving the protein MDSSLYTDKIHSAIVSASHPPAPDPDLYKPTAVMALFFFSREPALLFIQKADREGYAWRNQMAFPGGHVEKTDASARQAAFRELYEETGIVSENVQYIGSLGHFQTLKNRDIQAFTGIWNQEDEIVFDTEEISRVIEVPLETLWQTHIEKGFAGRRSRPGVMELTYPYDDVVIWGVTAQIVYHLLEVVGGILE; this is encoded by the coding sequence ATGGACAGCTCTTTATATACTGACAAAATTCATTCTGCCATTGTTTCAGCGTCTCATCCTCCGGCTCCGGACCCGGATCTGTATAAGCCCACAGCCGTGATGGCGCTCTTTTTTTTCAGCCGGGAGCCCGCCCTGCTGTTTATCCAGAAAGCAGACCGGGAAGGATATGCCTGGCGAAACCAGATGGCTTTTCCAGGAGGCCATGTGGAGAAAACCGATGCCTCGGCCAGACAGGCGGCCTTTCGTGAGCTTTACGAAGAAACCGGCATTGTTTCTGAAAATGTGCAGTATATCGGATCTCTGGGCCATTTTCAAACCCTGAAAAACAGGGATATCCAGGCGTTTACAGGTATCTGGAATCAGGAAGATGAAATTGTTTTTGATACAGAAGAAATTTCAAGGGTGATTGAAGTTCCCCTTGAAACACTTTGGCAGACCCATATTGAAAAAGGTTTTGCCGGCCGAAGGTCCAGACCCGGTGTCATGGAGCTGACCTACCCATACGATGATGTGGTGATATGGGGCGTCACTGCTCAGATTGTCTATCACCTTCTGGAGGTGGTGGGAGGCATTTTAGAATAG
- a CDS encoding ribonucleoside triphosphate reductase: MFEQIKKRDGRVAAFDSSKITNALIKAGAATGEFNGRDAKKMTMRVLTLARDLQLGPVPEVEEIQDIVERVLLDSPFYKTAKAYIIYREQHNQIRKIAINENVGLMESYISRMDWKVRENSNMSYSLQGLNNYISSDITAEYWLNKIYPPAIRDAHYSGDIHIHDLSLLSVYCVGWDLQDLLIEGFKGVAGKVESSPPKHFRSALGQIVNFFYTLQGEAAGAQAMSNFDTLLAPFVRYDDLEYKEVKQALQEFVFNINIPTRVGFQTPFTNITMDLNVPATLKDSPVIIGGKYQKETYAAFQEEMDVINAAFAEVMMEGDAKGRVFTFPIPTYNITADFNWANPNLENIWKMTGKYGIPYFSNFVNSDMDPEDARSMCCRLRLDNRELRKRGGGLFGANPLTGSIGVVTLNLPRVGRLALDEDDFFKRLDKLIDISAESLAIKRKILEKFTDGDLYPYSKFYLRKIKENTGVYWRNHFSTIGVLGMNEACLNFLGTDYGIATPRGQAFAIKAMDHIRSKIENLQESTGEIFNLEATPAEGTTYRFAKLDKKKFKRIVCANEEEYKNGCDPFYTNSTHLPVNYTDDLFEALELQDELQTKYTGGTVQHLFLGEEVSDVEVVKHMVAKVSNSFRLPYFTLTPTFSVCPSHGYISGEHATCETCNADTEIYSRVVGYLRPVSQWNNGKQTEFNMRKTYTAQKVAEKMAS; the protein is encoded by the coding sequence ATGTTTGAACAAATCAAAAAAAGAGACGGGCGGGTAGCTGCTTTTGATTCTTCTAAAATAACAAATGCTTTGATCAAAGCAGGTGCTGCAACAGGAGAATTCAACGGCAGGGACGCCAAAAAAATGACCATGCGGGTACTGACCCTTGCCCGGGACCTTCAACTGGGGCCTGTTCCCGAGGTCGAAGAGATTCAGGATATTGTGGAACGGGTGCTTCTGGATTCCCCGTTTTACAAGACCGCCAAGGCATACATCATCTACCGGGAGCAGCACAACCAGATCCGGAAAATCGCCATCAATGAAAATGTCGGCCTCATGGAGTCTTACATCAGCCGCATGGACTGGAAGGTCCGGGAAAACTCAAATATGAGCTACTCGCTGCAGGGGCTGAACAACTACATCTCCTCGGATATTACTGCCGAGTACTGGCTCAACAAAATTTATCCCCCGGCCATCCGGGATGCCCATTACAGCGGAGATATTCATATTCACGACTTAAGCCTTCTGTCTGTTTACTGCGTGGGCTGGGATCTGCAGGATCTTCTCATTGAGGGATTCAAAGGCGTGGCCGGCAAGGTGGAATCCTCCCCGCCGAAGCATTTCAGAAGCGCTCTGGGGCAGATCGTCAACTTTTTCTATACCTTGCAGGGCGAGGCGGCAGGTGCCCAGGCCATGTCCAATTTTGATACCCTGCTGGCCCCGTTTGTCCGGTATGACGACCTTGAATACAAGGAGGTCAAACAGGCGTTGCAGGAATTTGTTTTCAATATCAATATCCCCACCCGTGTGGGATTTCAGACGCCTTTTACCAATATCACCATGGACCTGAACGTGCCCGCCACACTCAAGGACAGCCCTGTGATCATTGGCGGAAAATACCAGAAAGAGACCTATGCCGCATTCCAGGAAGAGATGGATGTGATCAATGCGGCTTTCGCAGAAGTAATGATGGAGGGCGATGCCAAGGGCCGGGTGTTCACATTCCCCATCCCCACCTACAACATTACGGCTGATTTCAACTGGGCCAATCCCAATCTGGAAAACATCTGGAAGATGACGGGCAAATACGGAATTCCCTATTTTTCCAATTTTGTCAATTCCGACATGGACCCCGAGGATGCACGCTCCATGTGCTGCCGGCTCAGGCTGGACAACCGGGAACTGCGCAAGCGCGGGGGCGGGCTTTTCGGTGCAAATCCCCTGACCGGTTCCATCGGGGTTGTCACCCTGAATCTGCCCAGGGTCGGTCGCCTTGCCCTGGATGAGGATGATTTCTTCAAGCGCCTGGATAAACTGATTGATATAAGTGCCGAATCTTTGGCCATCAAACGCAAAATCCTTGAAAAGTTCACCGACGGTGATCTGTATCCCTATTCAAAATTCTACTTGAGAAAAATCAAGGAAAACACCGGCGTTTACTGGAGAAATCATTTTTCCACAATTGGTGTCCTTGGCATGAACGAAGCCTGCTTGAATTTTCTGGGCACGGATTACGGCATTGCCACCCCCAGAGGCCAGGCCTTCGCCATCAAGGCCATGGATCATATCCGCAGCAAAATCGAGAATCTTCAGGAAAGTACCGGTGAGATATTCAATCTGGAAGCAACCCCTGCCGAAGGTACCACCTACCGGTTTGCCAAGCTGGATAAAAAGAAATTCAAACGCATTGTGTGCGCCAATGAAGAAGAGTACAAAAACGGCTGCGATCCCTTTTATACCAACTCCACCCACCTGCCGGTGAACTATACCGACGATTTGTTTGAGGCGCTGGAGCTGCAGGATGAACTGCAGACCAAATACACCGGCGGCACGGTCCAGCACCTGTTTCTGGGAGAAGAGGTCTCAGACGTTGAAGTGGTCAAGCACATGGTGGCCAAAGTGTCCAACTCCTTTCGTCTGCCCTATTTCACCCTGACGCCCACCTTCAGTGTCTGTCCCTCCCACGGCTATATTTCAGGGGAGCATGCCACATGTGAAACCTGTAATGCCGACACGGAAATTTACTCTAGGGTGGTGGGATATCTGCGGCCCGTGAGCCAGTGGAACAACGGTAAGCAGACCGAATTTAACATGCGCAAAACCTATACCGCCCAGAAGGTGGCGGAAAAGATGGCATCCTAA
- a CDS encoding anaerobic ribonucleoside-triphosphate reductase activating protein, whose amino-acid sequence MYIGGFQKNSLIDFPGNIACVVFTKGCNFTCPYCHNPDLAAAPDRGGSSGLNSPGQEDILAFLEKRKGMVEGVVITGGEPTLQGDLIDFIQTVRLMGYKVKLDTNGTAPGILDTLFDQGLVDYLAMDIKTDRDHYPMVMKNPGLLDRVMESIALIMEKAPAYEFRTTCARPFVTSGIMENIGKMIRGAAFYVLQPCSRNVDILDPDFALVDDHFPDNDEMKALQAAVLPFVENTRIR is encoded by the coding sequence ATGTATATTGGCGGATTTCAGAAAAATTCCCTGATTGATTTTCCGGGAAACATAGCCTGTGTCGTGTTCACTAAGGGGTGCAACTTCACCTGCCCCTACTGCCATAATCCGGATCTTGCTGCCGCCCCTGACAGGGGCGGCAGTTCCGGTTTGAATAGCCCGGGCCAGGAAGATATTCTGGCTTTTCTGGAAAAACGAAAAGGCATGGTTGAAGGGGTTGTTATTACCGGCGGAGAACCCACCCTTCAGGGGGATCTGATTGATTTTATCCAAACGGTCAGGCTGATGGGTTATAAGGTCAAACTGGATACCAACGGCACGGCCCCCGGTATTCTGGACACGCTTTTTGATCAGGGCCTTGTGGATTATCTGGCCATGGACATTAAGACAGACAGGGACCACTATCCCATGGTCATGAAAAATCCGGGGCTACTGGACCGGGTCATGGAGAGTATTGCGCTGATCATGGAAAAAGCCCCGGCCTATGAATTCAGGACCACCTGCGCAAGGCCGTTTGTCACGTCTGGCATCATGGAGAATATTGGCAAAATGATCCGGGGGGCCGCATTTTATGTGCTCCAGCCCTGTTCCCGCAACGTGGATATCCTGGATCCCGATTTTGCCCTCGTGGATGATCATTTTCCAGACAATGATGAAATGAAGGCGCTGCAGGCAGCCGTTCTGCCCTTTGTCGAGAATACCAGGATACGATAG
- a CDS encoding 4Fe-4S binding protein, whose product MKKLTLVYFSPTKTTETVLKAIAQGLAQGLEISGSAMTSVNFTRPEIRQTGLAPFGGDDIVLLGAPVYAGRLPSDAADFFKKLSASGTPAILTVVYGNREYEDALLELKDIASACGFIPVSGAAFIGEHSFASTEIPVAMNRPDGTDLQQAQDFGSNTGGLLKETHDLKRIGGLKVPGNFPYRDGMGKGAPDFIEVTDMCTNCGICATVCPSEAIDAQKGYVTMAADCILCCACIKACPEHARVMKDGPIKDKAKWLNEACSTPKPPQVFFAPGS is encoded by the coding sequence ATGAAAAAACTTACCCTTGTATACTTCAGTCCCACCAAAACAACCGAAACCGTGCTTAAGGCCATAGCCCAGGGTCTTGCCCAGGGCCTGGAGATCAGTGGTTCGGCTATGACATCGGTCAATTTTACCCGTCCGGAAATCCGGCAGACTGGACTTGCTCCCTTTGGTGGCGATGATATTGTGCTGCTGGGCGCGCCCGTATATGCAGGCCGACTGCCTTCGGATGCCGCTGATTTCTTTAAGAAACTTAGCGCGTCGGGCACCCCGGCCATACTCACAGTGGTCTACGGCAACAGGGAGTATGAGGATGCCCTGCTGGAATTAAAGGATATTGCGTCGGCATGCGGATTTATTCCGGTTTCCGGTGCTGCCTTTATCGGCGAGCACTCCTTTGCAAGCACTGAGATTCCCGTGGCCATGAATCGGCCCGACGGGACTGACTTGCAACAGGCGCAGGATTTCGGCAGCAATACCGGTGGATTACTCAAAGAGACCCATGATTTGAAGAGGATTGGTGGTCTGAAAGTTCCCGGAAATTTTCCCTATAGAGACGGTATGGGTAAGGGCGCTCCTGACTTCATTGAGGTAACGGATATGTGCACCAACTGCGGAATCTGCGCCACGGTCTGCCCGTCAGAGGCCATTGATGCACAAAAAGGGTATGTCACCATGGCTGCCGACTGTATTCTTTGCTGCGCCTGCATCAAGGCATGTCCTGAGCATGCCAGGGTCATGAAGGACGGCCCCATCAAAGATAAGGCAAAATGGCTGAATGAAGCCTGTTCAACCCCCAAACCGCCCCAGGTGTTTTTTGCCCCAGGATCTTAA
- the dnaN gene encoding DNA polymerase III subunit beta, protein MKFSFSKKDILEVLARIQGITGRKTNLKITSDILIKAVESKITIMANDLETVFTGTYPAQVETPGILSINSKKFFEIIREYPNENICINEVENRWVEIGSGDSIYHIVSSDYENFPETPVIENVTFIEIASKDLKKMVAVSSVVGYQNEEKRTYVLGSLIEKAVVEEQEVLRIVSTDSRRLHCFDAPFTGTLDLGESRVIIPKKGLSELGKFIDSDIETIKVGVKDNHFVFQRADESIMIKLLEGDYPDYNLVINLENMIPIEVDRAMFLTLMKRVSILTSEDYKSVIFNFTENSLTVTITNPEIGESKEQLMVGFSGEEIKSAFNPRYFMDALNLFEDEIVTLNIKDSKSPCIVKSMKNNNLICVIMAIHLS, encoded by the coding sequence ATGAAATTTTCCTTCAGTAAAAAGGATATCCTGGAAGTTCTGGCAAGAATTCAGGGTATCACGGGCAGAAAAACAAATTTAAAAATCACCTCTGATATTTTGATCAAGGCGGTGGAATCAAAGATCACCATCATGGCCAACGACCTTGAAACGGTTTTCACCGGGACCTATCCAGCACAGGTTGAAACCCCTGGGATTCTGTCTATCAACTCAAAAAAATTCTTTGAAATCATCAGGGAATATCCCAATGAAAATATCTGCATTAATGAGGTTGAAAACCGCTGGGTGGAGATAGGATCCGGAGACAGTATTTACCACATTGTCTCTTCGGATTATGAAAATTTTCCCGAGACTCCTGTGATTGAAAACGTCACCTTCATAGAAATTGCATCCAAAGATCTGAAAAAGATGGTGGCCGTCTCTTCTGTGGTGGGATACCAGAATGAAGAAAAAAGAACGTATGTCCTGGGTTCCCTGATTGAAAAGGCCGTGGTTGAAGAGCAGGAAGTGCTGCGGATCGTTTCAACGGATTCAAGACGCCTTCATTGCTTTGATGCGCCGTTTACAGGAACTCTTGATCTTGGGGAATCCCGGGTGATCATCCCCAAAAAAGGGTTGTCAGAACTCGGCAAATTCATTGATTCCGACATAGAAACCATTAAGGTGGGCGTCAAGGACAATCATTTCGTGTTCCAGCGGGCCGATGAATCCATAATGATCAAGCTGCTTGAAGGCGACTATCCAGACTACAATCTCGTGATTAATCTTGAGAACATGATTCCCATTGAAGTTGACCGGGCAATGTTTCTAACCCTGATGAAACGGGTCTCCATCCTGACCTCGGAAGATTATAAAAGTGTTATATTCAACTTTACGGAAAACAGCCTGACCGTTACCATTACCAATCCTGAGATCGGCGAGTCAAAAGAACAGCTCATGGTTGGTTTTTCAGGCGAGGAAATAAAAAGCGCCTTTAATCCCAGGTACTTCATGGACGCATTGAATCTGTTCGAAGATGAGATTGTGACCTTGAACATAAAAGACAGCAAAAGCCCCTGCATCGTTAAAAGCATGAAAAACAATAACCTTATTTGCGTAATAATGGCCATCCATCTATCATGA